Below is a genomic region from Candidatus Omnitrophota bacterium.
GAATGGATCGTAAGGGAAATGGGAGAGCAGGCGTACCGCGTCTTGTGGGAGCCGCTCTTGCGCTCCAAATTCGGCGACCGCTACCGCGAAGTATCCGCCGTTTGGTTTTGGGGCAAGGTCAAACTGCGCGGCGGGACGCGCTCCAAAAGCGGCGCTGGAGAATGTTTGGGCTATCTGAAAGGCGGATGGGGACGGATTTTCGACTGCATGGGCGAACAAATCGCCAAACAGGGCGGGATTTTTCGCTTTCACGAAATCGTGAAAGCGATCGAACCTAGCGGAAAAGGATTGATTGTCCGCACGCGCGCGGGAACGGACGAATTCGACCGCGTGATTTTCACGCCCAGCCTGGCGACGTTCGCGGAAACCGTTCCCTCGCTTCCGGAAGAGGTTAAAGCGAAATATGGAGCGATTCCGTTCCAAGCCAACATTACGGCGGCATTGGGCTTGGAACGGTCGATCTCGCCTTATTACTGGCTCAACATCACCGCTCCCGAATCGCCTTTCGTCGCCGTTATCGAACATAGCCGGCTGTTCGACGATCCGGATTACGGCGAATTGACGCCGGTTTATCTCTCCCGTTATCTCGACCGGGAGCACCCCATGTTCAAGACGCGCCCCTCCTTTCTGCGCGACATGTTCGCCGCGCAGTTGGAAAGAATATTCCCCAATTTTCGGAGGGAGTGGATTCGAGAGTTTACTTTATCAAAAGCTCACTTCGCACAACCCGTCGTCGGGTTGCTGTACTCCGCCAACAGACCCGCTTTCGATACTCCGCTGCCGGGACTTTATCTTTGTACGATGGCGCAGATATACCCGGAAGATCGCGGGATGAATTACAGCATGAAAATTGCGGAAGAATTGTTACGCCAGCTCGGAGAATGGAACCGAACGCCAGCCTAACGCCTTAATATTCTTCTTCCTCATCCACATCGTAGTCCATCTCGTCGTAGTCGTCGTCGTAGTCGTCGTCCAGATCGTCCAGATCGTCGTCCTCGTCTTCGTCCTCGTCGTAGTCGTCCTCGTCTTCGAAAAACTCGTCGTCTTCCAGCTCGTCGTCTTCTTCCTCGTCGTCTGCTCCCTCGACTTCGTCGTCAAAGGATTCTTCCTCTTCGTCCCACCCCAACAGATAGGCCTTGAGAGAATCCACTGAAGCGCCGCGCCATTCGGCGCCGGCTACGGCGATCCAACAAGGAATCAGACTTCCGTCCGCCGCGCGGACAAGCGCGCCAACGCATGGCGATCCCGGAATGCGGAAAGCTACGGCAATGATTGAAGATTTCGTCATCCTAGAAAACCAGCGATGATTATCTCCCATGATAGTACTCCTCAGCGCTAACTAATTTGGAGAACCCTCGCTACCGAAAGTGATACCTTATGTCTCCGCTCGCTACATTACACGTAAGAGAAACCAAGTCAATACCTGATTTGAAAAATTTATTCCCCCAAATACACAACCCAAAAAACAACGATCAGCCAGAGAAAACCATTCACGAGAAGAGGGCGATCAGACAACAACAATTCCGTAGGATTTCCGCCCTCTTCTTTCCGGTAAGCGAGGAAAAGATAACGGAACAATCCGTATAAAACAAAGGGGATGGAGTATTTCATTCCCGGATGATACCCCGCCGATCCGTGTTCGGGATTGGGATCGATGCAGTAGAGAGAATAGGTTACGGCGGCGCCCGCCGTGACGATGCAGATAATCTGATCGAGAAAGGCCGTCGAATATTCCTGCAGGATGGCGCGATGGTTTCCGGCGTTTTCCTCGCCCAGCAAAAGAATTTCATGGCGGCGTTTGCAAAAGGCGAGAAAGAGCGAGACGAATATCGCGCAGATGTAGAGCCAGTCGGAAAACTTCACACCAATGACGACGGCTCCGGCATAGGTGCGCAGCACGAATCCCAACGCGATGATCATGCCGTCGAGAATGACGACGGTTTTCCACCAGAAGGTATACAGAATATTCGTCGCGACGTAGAGCCAACCCACCAGCAGAAAGGAAAGAGAAAGCCAGGCGGAGGCGCCGGTGGCGGCGAGAAACAGAAAGACGCAAGCGGCCAACGCCGTGAAAACGTCCAGGCGTCCAGAAGGCAATGGGCGTTGGCGTTTGTCGGGATGAAGCCGGTCTCGATCCAAGTCGACGATGTCGTTAATCATATAAACGCAGGAGGAGTAAAGGCAAAAAAGCGCAAACGCGAGAAACGCTTTCAAGACGGAATCCGCATGGCCGAATTCCCGGGCGAAAATCAAAGGCGCGAAAACGAACGCATTCTTTACCCACTGCTTGGGACGGGCGATCTCGACGATCGCCGCCGTTTTTTCCGTCCAGGACGCCATCAAACCATTCCTTTTTCTCGCGGCCTTGTGTGGGGCGAAGAGACTGAAGATTTATAAATCCTTGGGGATATTGTGCCACATAATATGGAGAAACGGATTGAATCCGACTTTCTGCCAAAAGCGATATCCTCGCTCGTTGCGGGGAGAAACGTTCAACTGAATGACGGTAATCCCCCTTCGATTAAACCATCGGCGTATATGCTCCCATAACTTGCCGCCGCAGCCGGAGCGTTGTTCCGATGCGGCGACGGCCATTTCCGCAATGAAGCCGTATCGGCCCAGCGCGAAGACGGTGGGATTGGATAAGATCATGCCGATGGTATAGCCGACGATCGTTCCCTCTCTATCCGCAACAAAGATCGCGTAATCGTAGTTCTCTTGGATGGAACGAAGATATTCGAGATAGGATTCTTCATGATTCGCCGCCAACTCGAAGCGGGGATCGAACGAGAGGTGATAGTCCATCATCTCGATCCACAATTCCACAACCCGGGGAAAATCTTCCTCCTTCGCCCTTCGAAGAATCAAATCCGCCATCGAAATGAACCTCATGCGCCGCCGCCGCGAGTCGAAGCCGAATCCGCTTCGGTTTTGTTCAGGATGATAGGAATATCTTTTTCGTATTGTCAAGGGATCGATTCCGGCGTTCTGGGAAAGCGGCGGGAAGAGAGCCGAAGATCTTTTTCTCGTTCCCAGACGCCTTTAACAATAATCTTGGGCGTGGTAATTTGATATGCGGGAGAGTTAGAATTCATTTCCGTTTTCGTCTTATTTTTCGAATAAACGAAACAGAAACATTACCCATTCCAAAAGGAGTAGATGCAATGAGCGAAGCGAAAAAAGGCATGTCGCGCAGAGATTTTGGGAAGACGGCCATAGCGGGCGCAACCGCCGCGGCCGGATTGGGGATCGTTCGGAACGCCGCCGCCGCGGATCCCTTGAAGATTGCCTTGATTGGCGCAGGCGGACGCGGAACCGGCGCCGTGCAGGATGCGATGAAGGCGTCGGACAACATTCATCTCATCGGCATAGCCGACGTCATGGAACAGACGGCGAAGAATGCGTTCAATGGATTCAAAAACAACGCCAATCTCGCCGACAACATTAAAATGACCGAAGAGACGGTCTTCTGGGGATTGGACGCTTATCAAAAAGTGATCGATTTGCAGCCCGACTACATTATTATCGCCACGCCTCCGGGATTTCGCCCCATCCATTTCGAAGCGGTCGTCGAGAAGAAA
It encodes:
- a CDS encoding NAD(P)/FAD-dependent oxidoreductase, which codes for MKSKCRYAVVGGGAAGCTLAWHLSRNGHEVVVYEREKGLGGLASAIPFGRTRLDRFYHHIFTSDDRIQSYIQLLGLASDLHWRSSSVGFEYKGELYPFTTPKDLLTFRPLSWLSRLRVGWTVLKAQRIKSYEPLEKITAEEWIVREMGEQAYRVLWEPLLRSKFGDRYREVSAVWFWGKVKLRGGTRSKSGAGECLGYLKGGWGRIFDCMGEQIAKQGGIFRFHEIVKAIEPSGKGLIVRTRAGTDEFDRVIFTPSLATFAETVPSLPEEVKAKYGAIPFQANITAALGLERSISPYYWLNITAPESPFVAVIEHSRLFDDPDYGELTPVYLSRYLDREHPMFKTRPSFLRDMFAAQLERIFPNFRREWIREFTLSKAHFAQPVVGLLYSANRPAFDTPLPGLYLCTMAQIYPEDRGMNYSMKIAEELLRQLGEWNRTPA
- a CDS encoding decaprenyl-phosphate phosphoribosyltransferase, whose translation is MASWTEKTAAIVEIARPKQWVKNAFVFAPLIFAREFGHADSVLKAFLAFALFCLYSSCVYMINDIVDLDRDRLHPDKRQRPLPSGRLDVFTALAACVFLFLAATGASAWLSLSFLLVGWLYVATNILYTFWWKTVVILDGMIIALGFVLRTYAGAVVIGVKFSDWLYICAIFVSLFLAFCKRRHEILLLGEENAGNHRAILQEYSTAFLDQIICIVTAGAAVTYSLYCIDPNPEHGSAGYHPGMKYSIPFVLYGLFRYLFLAYRKEEGGNPTELLLSDRPLLVNGFLWLIVVFWVVYLGE
- a CDS encoding GNAT family N-acetyltransferase; its protein translation is MTIRKRYSYHPEQNRSGFGFDSRRRRMRFISMADLILRRAKEEDFPRVVELWIEMMDYHLSFDPRFELAANHEESYLEYLRSIQENYDYAIFVADREGTIVGYTIGMILSNPTVFALGRYGFIAEMAVAASEQRSGCGGKLWEHIRRWFNRRGITVIQLNVSPRNERGYRFWQKVGFNPFLHIMWHNIPKDL